A single genomic interval of Helianthus annuus cultivar XRQ/B chromosome 6, HanXRQr2.0-SUNRISE, whole genome shotgun sequence harbors:
- the LOC110944901 gene encoding uncharacterized protein LOC110944901 encodes MVGVPRHIAEHRLNVSEDAKPVVHAKRHLGDIKHDAMKEQVLELLNAGIIREVRYQTWVASPVMVKKPNGSWRMCVDYKDLNKACPRDCYALPDIDEKIDSLATFRWKCFLDCYKGYHQVQMAVQDEDKTAFRTPTGLYCYTKMPFGLKNAGATYQRLMNETFSDAIGNTSNKAGNIRKVGQMGDRARGHNVVFRPRPSIKGQVLADFMTEVPDDKDRECKAMEKAEKKQTEEPWLLYTDGASNEDGAGAGLRLVSPDKNEFTYAIRLDFKSTNNEAEYEAFLAGLRLAIKMGVRHIEAHVDSMLVAGQINGQYEAKGDIMALYLTQAKTLLQTFYSYKVHHINRSENKPVDALSKLASTSFQHLAKDMRIEVLSNPSVPLREVSVIQTGTTSWMTPIIMYLQSGILPENKAEARKIQYKSEHYQMADGILYRKSYLGPLLRCVDADDANYLIREVHEGICDIHAGPRMVVAKVMNAGYYWPGMHLDAVKELRKCSGCQRHAPKTMRPKNELVPVTTAWPFQQWGIDMVGPFPEAPGAVKFIIVAVDYFTKWVEAKALASTTSAVVKRFIWEQIICRFGLPLRIITDNGTNFAADDLERWFKELNIEHTFSSVAHPQGNDQVEAVNKSIVDGIKARLGEKRRGWVDELPSILWAHRTMPKTSNGETPFSLKNRENWLPNGKARTSLMRSSARGHTSYAP; translated from the exons atggttggtgttccacggcaTATAGCAGAACACCGTCTAAATGTCTCCGAAGATGCCAAGCCAGTGGTGCACGCCAAACGCCACCTAGGCGATATAAAACATGATGCAATGAAAGAACAAGTGTTGGAACTGCTAAACGCGGGAATCATCAGGGAAGTTCGGTACCAAACGTGGGTAGCAAGCCCAGTAATGGTAAAGAAACCGAATGGTAGTTGGAGAATGTGCGTTGACTACAAGGatctgaacaaagcatgtcccCGTGACTGCTATGCTTTACCAGACATAGACGAGAAAATAGATTCTTTAGCAACGTTCCGGTGGAAATGTTTtctggattgctacaaaggataccatcagGTCCAGATGGCTGTTCAAGACGAAgataaaaccgcattccgcacgccAACGGGGCTATACTGCTACACCAAAATGCCGTTCGGTTTAAAGAATGCAGGTGCCACGTACCAACGGTTGATGAACGAAACATTCAGTGACGCCATCGGTAATACATCGAA CAAGGCCGGAAATATCAGGAAGGTTGGCCAAATGGGCGATAGAGCTAGGGGACACAACGTAGTCTTCAGACCACGACCGTCGATAAAAGGCCAAGTTTTGGCAGACTTCATGACGGAAGTCCCGGATGACAAAGACAGAGAGTGTAAGGCGATGGAGAAAGCGGAGAAAAAACAAACCGAAGAGCCATGGCTGCTGTATACAGACGGTGCATCCAACGAAGATGGGGCAGGCGCGGGGCTACGGCTAGTAAGCCCTGACAAAAACGAGTTCACCTACGCCATACGCCTAGACTTCAAGAGCACAAATAACGAAGCAGAGTACGAAGCCTTTCTGGCCGGCTTGCGTTTGGCAATTAAAATGGGAGTCCGACACATTGAGGCACATGTGGACTCCATGTTAGTAGCAGGCCAAATCAATGGTCAATACGAAGCCAAGGGCGACATAATGGCACTCTATCTCACCCAAGCAAAGACGTTGCTGCAAACCTTCTATTCttacaaggtgcaccacataaaCCGCAGTGAAAACAAGCCGGTAGACGCCCTAAGCAAGCTTGCGTCAACAAGCTTCCAGCACCTAGCTAAAGACATGCGTATAGAAGTTTTAAGCAACCCATCTGTCCCACTCCGAGAAGTCAGCGTCATCCAAACAGGAACCACGTCCTGGATGACACCCATAATCATGTACTTACAGTCCGGGATACTTCCAGAAAATAAAGCTGAGGCGCGGAAAATCCAGTATAAATCAGAACATTATCAGATGGCGGACGGGATATTGTACCGAAAGTCATATCTCGGCCCGCTGCTAAGATGTGTTGACGCCGACGACGCAAATTATCTGATCCGGGAAGTACATGAAGGCATCTGCGACATCCACGCCGGGCCGCGCATGGTAGTGGCAAAAGTAATGAACGCCGGTTACTATTGGCCCGGAATGCACCTCGATGCCGTGAAGGAATTAAGAAAATGCAGCGGCTGCCAACGGCATGCACCAAAAACCATGCGTCCAAAAAACGAGTTGGTGCCAgtaacaaccgcatggccctttcaacaatggggcatagacatggtggGCCCTTTCCCAGAAGCTCCGGGGGCAgtcaagttcatcatcgtcgcggtcgactacttcaccaagtgggtggaagcAAAAGCACTTGCGTCAACCACATCGGCAGTCGTTAAACGATTCATctgggaacaaatcatatgccgtTTCGGCCTGCCACTCCGAATCATCACCGACAATGGTACAAACTTTGCAGCAGATGatctcgaacgatggttcaaggAACTAAACATTGAACATACCTTCTCGTCGGTCgcacatccgcaagggaatgATCAAGTTGAAGCAGTCAACAAGAGCATCGTTGATGGCATCAAAGCAAGACTCGGTGAAAAAAGACGAGGATGGGTCGACGAGCTACCAAGCATATTAtgggcccatagaacaatgccCAAGACAAGCAATGGAGAAACACCGTTCAGCTTG AAAAACCGGGaaaactggctcccaaatgggaaggcccgtacATCATTGATGAGGTCCTCGGCAAGGGGGCATACAAGCTACGCACCATGa